One stretch of Sander vitreus isolate 19-12246 chromosome 16, sanVit1, whole genome shotgun sequence DNA includes these proteins:
- the nrarpa gene encoding notch-regulated ankyrin repeat-containing protein A — MSQADVSTCSAPQRVFQEAVKKGNTKELHSLLQNMTNCEFNVNSFGPEGQTALHQSVIDGNLELVKLLVKFGADIRLANREGWSALHIAAFGGHQDIVLYLITKAKYSSGAR; from the coding sequence ATGAGCCAGGCGGATGTGTCGACTTGCTCCGCGCCACAGAGGGTTTTCCAGGAGGCGGTGAAGAAGGGCAACACCAAGGAGCTGCACTCTTTGTTGCAGAACATGACAAACTGCGAGTTCAACGTCAACTCCTTTGGGCCAGAAGGACAGACGGCCCTCCATCAGTCTGTCATTGACGGCAACCTGGAGCTGGTAAAACTGCTGGTGAAGTTTGGTGCAGATATCCGACTGGCCAACAGGGAAGGGTGGAGCGCTTTACACATCGCCGCCTTCGGGGGCCACCAAGACATTGTGCTATACCTCATCACCAAGGCCAAGTACTCCTCTGGCGCCCGGTGA